One genomic segment of Pseudorca crassidens isolate mPseCra1 chromosome X, mPseCra1.hap1, whole genome shotgun sequence includes these proteins:
- the PLXNB3 gene encoding plexin-B3 isoform X2: MPPTAILCPSPLPRETPLLLPFAAGPAMAPRPPLGACLLLVLPLLCPLLTPTWAHRFPAPNTTLNRLALAPGRGALYVGAVNRLFQLSPALRLESVAVTGPVLDSPDCVPFREPAECPQARLTDNANQLLLVSGRARELVACGQVRQGVCEKRRLEDVAQLLYRAEDPGDGQFVAANAVGVATVGLVVPGPGQDLLLVARGLAGKLSGGVPPLTVRQLAGPQPFSSEGLGRLVVGDLSDYNNSYVAALADARSAYFVFRRRGARAQAEYRSYVARVCLGDANLYSYVEVPLTCRGHGLIQAASLAPGALLGAFAAGPRGAQAALCAFPLADLDATMERARRLCYTTGGRGPGGTEEATVEYGVTSRCVTLPPDSPESYPCGDEHTPSPIAGRQPLEAGPLLQLRNSISAVAALQADGHTIAFLGDVQGQLHKVFLNGTRGQVYHSQQVGPPGSAISPDLLVDSSGSHLYVLTSQQVDRLPVAACPQFPDCSSCLQARDPLCGWCVLQGRCTRKGQCGRAAQPNQWLWSYEDGRCLHIQSLLPAHHPRQEQGQVTLSVPRLPTLTVDEYFHCAFGNYDSLAHVEGTHVACVTPPQDQLPHNPPGTEHITLPLALMFEDVVVATANFSFYDCGAVQALDAAAPCSACVGSRWRCHWCPQSSRCVYGERCPEGERTIYSAQQVDIQVRGPGACPRVEGLVGPLLVPVGWESRLALRVRNLQHFRGLPASYHCWLELPGELQRLPASLEEVAGDAGLIHCQAQQFQPSMAQRELPVPIYVTRGEGQRLDNARTLHVTLYDCAVGHPDCSHCQAASGSLGCLWCSHDRPTCRYGPLCPPGAVELLCPAPSINAIEPLTGPPEGGLALTILGSNLGRDFADVQDAVSVAGRPCSPDPSLYRISARIVCVTSPAPNGTVGPIQVAVKSRPPGISTQHFTYQDPVLLSLSPQWGPQAGGTQLTIHGQHLQTGGNISAFVGSQPCRIREPVCPEAIVCHTTPQASPGEAVVRVVFGRAQRTLLASPFHYTADPQLVAAEPSVSFRGGGRLIRVRGTGLDVVERPLLSVWLEAAEETAVAVQPRDPTPRGSCRAPAAAPQACTQLEGGLLQCSTVCSINSSSLLLCRSPAVPDGASPRRVFFALDNVHVDFARASGGQDFLYQPNPRLAPLSRARPYRLKPGHILDVEGEGLNLGISKEEVRVHIGDGECLVKTLTLTHLYCEPPARAPQPTNGSRPLPQFVVQMGNVRLPLGPVQYEAEPALSAFPVEAQAGLGLGVAVPIAAVLLLTLVYRHKSKQALRDYQKVLVQLENLEIGVGDQCRKEFTDLMTEMTDLSSDLEASGIPFLDYRTYAERVFFPGRGSCPLQPALEGPGEEGRCAPVRQGLMQLSNLLNSKPFLLTLIHTLEEQPSFSQRDRCLVASLLSLALHGKLEYLTDIVRTLLGDLAAHYVQKNPKLMLRRTETMVEKLLTNWVSICLYTFLREVAGEPLYVLLRAIQYQVDKGPVDAVTGKAKRTLNDSRLLREDVEFRTLTLTVLAGPGVGGAAAGSMAQRVPARVLDTDTITQVKEKVLDQVYKGTPFSQRPSVHALDLEWRSGLAGHLTLSDEDLTSVTQNRWKRLNTLQHYKVPDGATVRLIPQLHNGGAVSQSPAPSCPSGQSESRGPAAPTCPRVRDVPALEDGEDGGVRLWHLVKVADEPEAAKARRSSLREPERERTRAKAIPEIYLTRLLSMKGTLQKFVDDAFQAILSVNRPVPIAVKYLFDFLDELAEKHGIEDLETLHIWKTNSLLLRFWVNTLKNPQLIFDVRVSDNVDAVLTVIAQTFMDSCTISEHKVGRDSPVNKLLYAREIPRYKQMVERYYSDIRQSPPASYQEMNSALAELSGNYTSAPHCLEALRELYTHIHRSSVPWRRTLWARRCNWPAACSRLPPWWRTR, translated from the exons ATGCCCCCCACAGCCATCCTGTGCCCGTCACCACTGCCCCGGGAGACGCCTCTGCTGCTGCCCTTCGCTGCG GGCCCCGCGATGGCGCCCCGGCCTCCACTGGGCGCCTGCCTGCTGCTCGTGCTGCCGCTGCTGTGCCCACTGCTCACCCCGACGTGGGCACACCGCTTCCCAGCGCCCAATACCACCCTCAACCGCTTGGCGCTGGCCCCAGGCCGGGGCGCGCTCTACGTGGGCGCGGTGAACCGCCTTTTCCAGCTCAGCCCCGCGCTGCGGCTCGAGTCGGTGGCCGTCACAGGCCCGGTCCTCGACAGCCCCGACTGCGTGCCCTTCCGGGAGCCGGCCGAGTGCCCGCAGGCCCGGCTCACCGACAACGCCAACCAACTGCTGCTGGTGAGCGGCCGGGCCCGGGAGCTGGTGGCCTGCGGGCAGGTGCGGCAGGGAGTGTGTGAGAAGCGGCGCCTCGAGGATGTGGCGCAGCTGCTGTACCGGGCCGAGGACCCCGGCGACGGGCAGTTCGTGGCTGCCAACGCTGTGGGCGTGGCTACGGTGGGCCTGGTGGTGCCCGGGCCAGGCCAGGACCTCCTGCTGGTGGCCAGGGGCCTGGCGGGCAAGCTGTCGGGCGGGGTGCCACCCCTGACCGTGCGCCAGCTGGCTGGGCCACAGCCCTTCTCCAGCGAGGGCCTGGGCCGCTTGGTGGTGGGCGACCTCTCCGACTACAACAACAGCTACGTGGCGGCCCTCGCTGACGCTCGCTCGGCCTACTTCGTCTTCCGCCGCCGTGGGGCCCGGGCACAGGCCGAGTACCGCTCCTACGTGGCTCGGGTCTGCCTGGGGGATGCCAACCTCTACTCCTACGTGGAGGTGCCCCTCACCTGCCGGGGCCACGGCCTCATCCAGGCCGCCTCCCTCGCCCCAGGCGCCTTACTGGGAGCGTTTGCTGCCGGCCCGAGGGGGGCGCAGGCGGCCCTGTGCGCCTTTCCCCTGGCCGACCTGGACGCGACCATGGAGCGGGCCCGGCGCCTTTGCTACACCACGGGCGGCCGGGGCCCCGGCGGCACGGAGGAAGCCACCGTGGAGTACGGCGTCACATCGCGCTGCGTCACCCTGCCGCCC GACTCCCCCGAGTCATACCCCTGTGGCGACGAACACACCCCGAGCCCCATTGCGGGCCGCCAGCCCCTGGAGGCGGGGCCTCTGCTGCAGCTCAGAAACTCCATCAGCGCAGTCGCAGCCCTCCAGGCAGACGGACACACGATAGCGTTCCTGGGGGACGTCCAGGGCCAGCTGCATAAA GTCTTCCTCAATGGCACCCGAGGCCAGGTGTACCACTCACAACAAGTGGGGCCCCCGGGCTCGGCCATCAGCCCCGACCTGCTGGTGGACAGCAGCGGCAGCCACCTCTACGTGCTGACTTCCCAGCAG GTGGACCGCTTACCCGTGGCAGCCTGCCCCCAGTTCCCCGACTGCAGCAGCTGCCTCCAGGCCCGGGACCCCCTGTGCGGCTGGTGCGTCCTGCAGGGCAG GTGTACCCGCAAGGGCCAATGCGGGCGGGCAGCCCAGCCCAACCAGTGGCTATGGAGCTACGAGGACGGCCGctgcctgcacatccagagcctgctGCCGGCCCACCATCCCCGCCAGGAGCAGGGCCAG GTCACCTTGTCTGTGCCCCGGCTGCCCACCCTCACCGTGGACGAATACTTCCACTGTGCCTTTGGGAACTATGACAGCTTGGCTCACGTGGAAGGGACCCACGTGGCCTGCGTCACCCCTCCCCAAGACCAGCTGCCGCATAACCCTCCAGGCACAG AGCACATCACCTTGCCCCTGGCCCTGATGTTCGAGGACGTGGTCGTGGCTACCGCCAACTTCTCCTTCTACGACTGCGGTGCCGTGCAAGCCTTGGACGCGGCTGCCCC GTGCAGTGCTTGTGTGGGCAGCCGCTGGAGGTGCCACTGGTGCCCCCAGAGCAGCCGCTGTGTGTACGGGGAACGCTGCCCGGAGGGCGAGAGGACCATCTACAGTGCCCAACAG GTGGACATCCAGGTGCGGGGCCCAGGGGCTTGTCCCCGGGTCGAGGGCCTGGTAGGCCCCCTCCTGGTGCCTGTGGGCTGGGAGAGCCGTTTGGCCCTGCGCGTGCGGAACCTTCAGCATTTCCGG GGCCTGCCTGCCTCCTACCACTGCTGGCTGGAGCTGCCCGGAGAACTGCAGAGGCTGCCagcctccctggaggaggtggccgGGGACGCCGGCCTCATCCACTGCCAGGCCCAGCAG TTCCAGCCCTCCATGGCCCAGCGGGAGCTCCCGGTGCCCATCTACGTCACCCGGGGCGAGGGCCAGAGGCTGGACAATGCCCGCACTCTTCATG TGACCCTGTACGACTGCGCGGTGGGCCACCCCGACTGCAGCCACTGCCAGGCGGCCAGCGGGAGCCTGGGCTGCCTGTGGTGCAGCCACGACCGGCCCACCTGCCGCTACGGGCCGCTGTGCCCGCCGGGGGCCGTGGAGCTGCTGTGTCCCGCACCCAGCATCAACGCG ATTGAGCCCCTGACCGGCCCCCCTGAGGGCGGCTTGGCCCTCACCATCCTGGGCTCCAACCTGGGCCGGGACTTTGCCGACGTGCAGGACGCCGTGAGCGTGGCTGGCCGGCCCTGCAGCCCTGACCCCTCTCTCTACCGCATCTCTGCCCG AATTGTGTGTGTGACATCTCCTGCCCCCAACGGCACCGTGGGCCCAATCCAAGTGGCCGTTAAGAGTCGGCCACCGGGCATCTCAACCCAGCACTTCACCTACCAG GACCCCGTCCTGCTGAGCCTGAGTCCCCAGTGGGGCCCCCAGGCAGGGGGCACCCAGCTCACCATCCATGGGCAGCACCTGCAGACGGGAGGCAACATCAGTGCCTTTGTGGGCAGCCAGCCCTGTCGTAT AAGGGAGCCAGTGTGTCCTGAGGCCATCGTGTGCCACACCACGCCCCAGGCCAGCCCAGGAGAAGCTGTGGTTCGAGTGGTCTTCGGCCGTGCCCAGCGCACGCTGCTCGCCAGCCCCTTCCACTACACCGCCGACCCCCAGCTCGTGGCGGCGGAGCCCAGCGTCAGCTTCCGGGG GGGCGGGCGGCTGATCCGAGTCAGGGGCACGGGCCTGGACGTGGTAGAGCGGCCCCTGCTGTCCGTGTGGCTGGAGGCCGCGGAGGAGACGGCTGTGGCGGTGCAGCCCCGGGACCCGACCCCCAGGGGGAGCTGTCGGGCCCCCGCCGCAGCGCCCCAGGCTTGCACCCAGCTTGAGGGGGGCCTGCTGCAG TGCTCCACCGTCTGCTCCATCAACTCGTCCAGCCTCCTCCTGTGCCGGAGCCCTGCAGTGCCGGACGGGGCCAGCCCTCGGCGCGTCTTCTTCGCCCTGGACAACGTGCATGTGGACTTCGCCCGCGCCAGTGGGGGCCAGGACTTCCTGTACCAGCCCAACCCCCGCCTGGCCCCGCTCAGCCGCGCCCGCCCCTACCGCCTCAAGCCAGGCCACATCCTGGACGTGGAG GGTGAGGGTCTCAACCTGGGCATCAGCAAGGAGGAGGTGCGCGTGCACATCGGCGACGGCGAGTGCCTGGTGAAGACTCTCACGCTCACCCACCTGTACTGCGAGCCGCCCGCGCGGGCCCCGCAGCCCACCAACGGCTCCAGACCCCTGCCGCAGTTCGTG GTGCAGATGGGCAACGTGCGGCTGCCACTGGGCCCCGTCCAGTACGAGGCTGAGCCCGCGCTCTCTGCCTTCCCCGTGGAGGCCCAGGCGGGCCTGGGCCTGGGCGTGGCCGTGCCGATCGCCGCCGTGCTCCTCCTGACCCTCGTGTACAG GCACAAGAGCAAGCAGGCCCTGCGGGACTACCAGAAGGTTCTGGTGCAGCTGGAGAACCTGGAGATCGGCGTAGGCGACCAGTGCCGAAAGGAGTTCACAG ACCTGATGACGGAGATGACTGACCTCAGCAGCGACCTGGAGGCCAGCGGGATCCCCTTCCTGGACTACCGCACATACGCCGAGCGCGTCTTCTTCCCCGGGCGCGGCAGCTGCCCGCTGCAGCCTGCCCTCGAGGGGCCCGGGGAAGAGGGCCGCTGCGCGCCGGTGCGCCAGGGCCTCATGCAGCTCTCCAACCTGCTCAACAGCAAGCCCTTCCTCCTTACG CTCATCCACACCCTGGAGGAGCAGCCCAGCTTCTCCCAGCGGGACCGCTGCCTCGTGGCCTCGCTGCTGTCCCTGGCGCTGCACGGCAAGCTCGAGTACCTGACCGACATCGTGAGGACGCTGCTCGGAGACCTGGCTGCCCATTACGTGCAGAAGAACCCCAAGCTCATGCTACGCAG GACGGAGACTATGGTGGAGAAGCTGCTCACCAACTGGGTGTCCATCTGTCTCTACACCTTCCTGAGG GAGGTAGCGGGTGAGCCGCTCTACGTGCTCCTGCGGGCCATCCAGTACCAGGTGGACAAGGGCCCTGTGGACGCCGTGACAGGCAAGGCAAAACGGACCCTGAACGACAGCCGCCTGCTGCGGGAGGACGTGGAATTCCGAACCCTGACGCTGACGGTGCTGGCTGGCCCGGGGGTTGGTGGGGCTGCGGCGGGCAGCATGGCGCAGCGCGTGCCTGCCCGGGTGCTCGACACGGACACAATCACCCAGGTCAAGGAGAAGGTGCTGGACCAAGTCTACAAGGGCACCCCCTTCTCCCAGAGGCCCTCAGTGCACGCCCTAGACCTCG AGTGGCGCTCAGGCCTGGCTGGTCACCTAACCCTGTCGGACGAGGACCTGACCTCAGTGACACAGAACCGCTGGAAGAGACTCAACACGCTGCAGCACTACAAG GTCCCGGATGGAGCCACGGTGAGGCTCATTCCCCAGCTGCACAACGGAGGTGCCGTCTCCCAGAGCCCGGCCCCGAGCTGCCCCTCTGGGCAGAGTGAGTCCCGTGGCCCAGCCGCACCAACCTGCCCCCGAGTTCGAG ACGTCCCCGCGCTGGAGGACGGTGAGGACGGCGGGGTCCGCCTCTGGCACCTGGTGAAAGTCGCCGATGAGCCAGAAGCAGCGAAGGCGCGGCGCAGCAGCCTGAGGGAGCCGGAGCGGGAGCGGACGCGGGCCAAGGCCATTCCGGAGATCTACCTCACCCGCCTGCTGTCCATGAAG GGCACACTGCAGAAGTTTGTGGACGACGCCTTCCAGGCCATCCTCAGCGTGAACCGGCCTGTGCCCATCGCTGTCAAGTACCTGTTTGACTTCCTGGACGAGCTGGCCGAGAAGCACGGCATTGAGGACCTGGAGACCTTACACATCTGGAAGACTAACAG CCTGCTCTTGAGGTTCTGGGTGAACACCCTGAAGAACCCACAGCTCATCTTTGACGTGCGGGTGTCGGACAACGTGGACGCCGTCCTCACCGTCATTGCCCAGACCTTCATGGACTCCTGCACCATCTCGGAGCATAAAGTGGGCCGG GATTCCCCCGTGAACAAACTGCTCTACGCCCGGGAGATCCCTCGCTACAAGCAGATGGTGGAGAG GTACTACTCCGACATTCGCCAGAGCCCTCCGGCGAGCTACCAGGAGATGAACTCGGCCCTGGCCGAGCTCTCGGGG AATTACACCTCCGCTCCCCACTGTCTGGAAGCTCTGCGAGAACTCTACACCCACATCCACAG ATCATCAGTGCCCTGGAGGAGGACCCTGTGGGCCAGAAGATGCAACTGGCCTGCCGCCTGCAGCAGGTTGCCGCCCTGGTGGAGAACAAGGTGA